One part of the Polyangiaceae bacterium genome encodes these proteins:
- a CDS encoding Stp1/IreP family PP2C-type Ser/Thr phosphatase — translation MRAKAAGISDVGLQREHNEDSFAVLDDHELFIVADGMGGHRAGDVASRIATDSIAEFFRATANEDVTWPFHFDSRLSEEENRLLTGIRLANRQIFERSLQSRECQGMGTTVVGALFSQKKKKMFIGHVGDSRAYRIRDGEITQMTRDHSLVNDYLLAMPELTEEQRSELPKNVITRALGMQDQVTVDLQSDDAKSGDLYVLCSDGLSGMIDDDEIREVVTSTEDLTLACRRLITLANEHGGEDNITAVLVQVFALDEDDAPISLGDTMPIPGQGGDESRADDDVPTVEETAPTPPAGIAAVEMAPPSSRGGT, via the coding sequence TTGAGGGCAAAAGCTGCAGGCATCAGCGACGTCGGGCTCCAGCGTGAGCACAACGAGGATAGTTTCGCGGTGCTCGATGACCACGAGCTCTTCATCGTCGCCGATGGCATGGGGGGCCATCGCGCTGGTGACGTTGCGAGTCGCATCGCCACGGATTCCATCGCCGAGTTCTTCAGGGCAACCGCAAACGAGGACGTGACCTGGCCGTTCCACTTCGACTCACGCCTGAGCGAAGAAGAGAACCGCTTGCTCACCGGGATTCGTCTCGCGAATCGTCAGATCTTCGAACGCAGTCTGCAGTCCCGCGAGTGCCAAGGCATGGGCACCACCGTCGTAGGTGCGCTGTTCAGCCAGAAGAAGAAGAAGATGTTCATTGGTCACGTGGGTGACAGCCGTGCCTACCGCATTCGCGACGGCGAGATCACCCAGATGACCCGCGATCACTCGCTAGTGAATGACTACCTGCTCGCGATGCCGGAGCTCACAGAAGAGCAGCGCAGCGAGCTTCCGAAGAACGTGATCACCCGCGCCCTCGGCATGCAGGACCAAGTCACGGTCGATCTGCAGAGCGACGACGCGAAGAGCGGCGATCTCTACGTTCTGTGCTCCGACGGTTTGAGCGGCATGATCGACGACGATGAGATCCGCGAGGTGGTCACCTCGACGGAGGATCTCACGCTCGCGTGCCGCCGCCTGATCACGCTGGCCAACGAACACGGGGGCGAGGACAACATCACCGCCGTGTTGGTTCAGGTGTTCGCGCTAGACGAGGACGACGCCCCGATTTCTCTCGGAGACACCATGCCCATCCCGGGGCAGGGTGGAGACGAGAGCCGCGCCGATGACGACGTGCCAACCGTCGAGGAAACGGCGCCCACGCCTCCTGCAGGGATCGCGGCAGTCGAAATGGCGCCCCCGAGCTCTCGCGGCGGCACCTGA
- the frr gene encoding ribosome recycling factor, with product MIDDVLSELAVAITKAHESLKRDLAKLRTGRANSGMLEGIRVDYYGQSTPISQMASVAVPEPRMITVKPWEKNQVQAIERAIRESDLGFNPQTDGDLIRIPIPPLSEERRRDLAKLAKRNGEDCKVAIRKARHDAIDMLSDLKNEGEIGEDDQERAKKKVEEVVSAGVASVDQFVAAREKDIMEV from the coding sequence ATGATCGACGATGTGCTCAGCGAGCTGGCGGTAGCCATCACCAAGGCCCACGAGTCACTGAAGCGTGACCTTGCGAAGCTGCGAACCGGGCGCGCGAACTCGGGAATGCTGGAAGGGATCCGAGTCGACTACTACGGCCAGTCGACCCCCATCTCCCAGATGGCATCGGTCGCCGTGCCTGAGCCGCGGATGATCACCGTGAAGCCCTGGGAGAAGAACCAGGTTCAGGCCATCGAGCGCGCCATCCGAGAGAGCGATCTCGGCTTCAACCCGCAGACCGATGGTGACCTCATTCGCATTCCCATCCCCCCGCTCAGCGAGGAGCGCCGCAGGGACCTAGCCAAGCTCGCCAAGCGCAACGGCGAGGATTGCAAGGTCGCAATTCGTAAAGCTCGCCACGACGCCATCGATATGCTCTCGGACCTGAAGAACGAGGGGGAGATCGGCGAGGACGACCAAGAGCGCGCCAAGAAGAAGGTCGAAGAGGTCGTGAGTGCGGGGGTAGCGAGCGTCGATCAGTTTGTCGCGGCCCGCGAAAAAGACATCATGGAGGTGTGA